A single genomic interval of uncultured Desulfobacter sp. harbors:
- a CDS encoding flavodoxin family protein, whose product MKVVGFNGSPNKKGNTACSLNIVFEELENAGIETEMIHVGKKKIQGCTACLGCVKKQNETCTLDDDPVNEWIQKIKEADGILLGSPVHFSGVAGTMKSFLDRAFFVASVNGGLFRNKVGAAVAAVRRSGGISTVDCLNHYINYSEMVMPSSNYWNVAHGLAPGEMKQDGEGKQIMTVLGKNMAWLMKIIEHGKEQFPAPEPVAKIMTNFIR is encoded by the coding sequence ATGAAAGTAGTTGGATTTAATGGCAGCCCTAATAAAAAGGGAAATACAGCCTGTTCACTGAACATCGTTTTTGAGGAGCTGGAAAATGCCGGGATTGAAACGGAGATGATCCATGTCGGCAAAAAAAAAATACAGGGATGCACTGCCTGTCTCGGCTGTGTAAAAAAACAAAATGAAACATGTACCCTTGATGACGATCCGGTTAATGAATGGATTCAGAAAATAAAGGAGGCCGACGGCATTTTACTTGGTTCGCCTGTTCATTTTTCCGGTGTTGCAGGGACAATGAAATCCTTCCTTGACAGAGCGTTTTTCGTCGCTTCGGTTAACGGTGGTCTGTTCCGGAACAAGGTCGGCGCCGCTGTTGCAGCTGTCCGGCGATCAGGTGGAATTTCAACAGTTGACTGCCTTAATCATTATATCAATTACTCCGAAATGGTCATGCCCTCTTCAAATTACTGGAATGTGGCACATGGTCTTGCCCCTGGGGAAATGAAGCAGGATGGAGAAGGTAAACAAATCATGACGGTTTTAGGTAAAAATATGGCATGGCTCATGAAAATTATTGAACATGGAAAAGAACAATTTCCCGCGCCTGAACCGGTTGCCAAAATCATGACCAATTTTATCAGATAA